The region AAGGCAAAAATGAAACTGACGATGAAGTGAAACCCGACAAAGGGTGTGCAGGACGCCGCGACACCAGCCGCGACACCAGCTGCAATCGTATGGGGAGAACCGGTCAGACGCAGAATACGCTTGGTAAAATAGCTATAGGAACGAGCCCAGGTCCGACGCGGCCACATCCAGACCCGGATTGTTTCCAACCAACCCGGCTTATCTCGCCTTTGAAACAGCATATCCTACGCCAATACCTTCTAAGCCCACCCTCTCTTTACCACTGAGAGTCTTAATTGATTACGACAAGCCGCGACTTCCAGGCTTGACGGGAGGCAAAGCGGCCATTTCTGCAGGAATTTCATCTGGCTCATAAGCCGGAACCTTGTATTCCGCCAGAGACAGAAGTGGCACACCCACATCCGCTTCACCGCCGGATCTGTCGATGAGACAGGCCACAGCCAGAACTTCAGCACCAAGATCCCTGATAGCTTTGACCGTTTCGCGGCTGGAAAGACCTGTTGTGACAATATCCTCGACGATAATCACCTTGGCATTCTCTGGCATATCAAAGCGACGAAGCTGGAAAACACCATTCTCACGCTCAACCCAGATTGCAGGAACATCAAGATGCCGCGCTGTCTCATAACCCGGGATAAGACCACCGAGAGCCGGGGAGATAATCAGATCAAATTCACCGATATCGGCAGACCGGATCTTGTCAGCCAGCGCTTTGCAGAGTTTCTCGGTCTTGTCCGGATACATGAAGACCCGGGCTTTCTGCAGAAAGATCGGGCTTCTGAGGCCAGAACTCAGAATGAAATGCCCTTCAAGAAGGCCACCCGCTTCGCGGAAAATCTCCAATACATCGTCCCTGGTCATAAAACTGTTCCTGCGTGATTTCCGTCAACCATTCACACGATTGACGCTGCTTACGGGTTCAAGATTGTGGATCTCGTGAATGATGCGGCTTAAATGCTTCAAGTCCCACACTTCGAGATCGATTACGATATCCGCAAAGTCCGATGCTCGCTTGGACAGATGCAGATTGTCGATATTGCCATCATTGGTGCCGATCACCGCTGATATCTGGGCCAGCGTGCCAGGCTCATTGATCACCGTCACATGAACGCGGGCAGGAAAACGCTCGGGATTGTCTTCATCAATATCCCAGCGCACATCCACCCAGCGATCCGGCTCGTCATCAAATTCCTGCAGGGCTGG is a window of Coralliovum pocilloporae DNA encoding:
- the pyrE gene encoding orotate phosphoribosyltransferase, whose amino-acid sequence is MTRDDVLEIFREAGGLLEGHFILSSGLRSPIFLQKARVFMYPDKTEKLCKALADKIRSADIGEFDLIISPALGGLIPGYETARHLDVPAIWVERENGVFQLRRFDMPENAKVIIVEDIVTTGLSSRETVKAIRDLGAEVLAVACLIDRSGGEADVGVPLLSLAEYKVPAYEPDEIPAEMAALPPVKPGSRGLS